Proteins encoded in a region of the bacterium genome:
- a CDS encoding bifunctional nuclease family protein yields the protein MIEMKVRGIAVDPGLKVPMVILTDDDEKRYLPIPIGVAEATAIFIQLQEQNIPRPMTHDLLKNVIDALGAKVAKVLVNDIQQNTFFARVFLETPDSPEKMEIDARPSDAIALALRTGAPIFVAEKVVVNATIVDKEKYKEEMTEFKKFLSNLSPKDFNFPGST from the coding sequence ATGATCGAAATGAAAGTGCGGGGCATCGCGGTGGACCCGGGGCTCAAGGTGCCCATGGTGATCCTGACCGATGACGATGAGAAGCGCTACCTGCCCATCCCCATCGGGGTGGCGGAGGCCACCGCCATCTTCATCCAGTTGCAGGAACAGAACATCCCCCGGCCCATGACCCACGACCTGCTCAAGAACGTCATCGACGCCCTGGGCGCCAAGGTGGCCAAGGTGCTGGTCAACGACATCCAGCAGAACACCTTCTTCGCCCGGGTCTTCCTGGAAACCCCCGATTCGCCCGAGAAGATGGAGATCGACGCCCGACCCTCGGACGCCATCGCGCTGGCTTTGCGCACCGGGGCCCCCATCTTCGTGGCGGAAAAGGTGGTGGTGAACGCCACCATCGTGGACAAGGAGAAGTACAAGGAAGAGATGACCGAGTTCAAGAAGTTCCTTTCCAACCTCTCCCCGAAGGATTTCAACTTCCCCGGGTCGACCTGA
- a CDS encoding DUF3343 domain-containing protein, with translation MTPSTSPGRLDLDERHFVLLFHTTHETMHADSILKGNRMRFKLIPRPRDIRDDCGLGVVIVKEDRSKVEGLLAPEDVYIKAAFHIGKEGQWTRENYPPAPISYDSPPSD, from the coding sequence ATGACCCCATCCACTTCCCCGGGGCGCCTGGACCTGGACGAGCGGCATTTCGTCCTGCTTTTCCACACCACCCATGAGACCATGCACGCCGATTCCATCCTCAAGGGCAACCGGATGCGCTTCAAGCTGATCCCCCGGCCCCGGGACATCCGGGACGATTGCGGCCTGGGGGTGGTGATCGTGAAGGAGGACCGCTCCAAGGTGGAGGGGCTCCTCGCCCCCGAGGACGTCTATATCAAGGCGGCCTTCCACATCGGGAAGGAGGGACAATGGACAAGGGAAAATTATCCGCCGGCGCCGATCTCCTACGACTCTCCACCCTCGGACTGA